The following proteins come from a genomic window of Mammaliicoccus sp. Marseille-Q6498:
- a CDS encoding HAD family hydrolase: MTNEVIFLDMDGTILNAENMVTDYTSDIIREVRQKGIKVFIATGRAYDEISYLVPKHFEVDGIISSNGAVGYINGKEIFKNQLPMDTVHKLIELAEEHQVYYELFPYYKNRIALKRDKSLLLSEIQTDDTGDAESNEWKSRLEALNEKLQWVDEIPNDDYSKFYFFKKYVADIEKWRKVIEPLTEELNISISHSTICNLETMPAGVNKATAIQETLKHLKIDNDVYTYAIGDSDNDRQMLQHVDYPIVMQNAPVHIKSLGKEVTSLTNEENGVADYLKQKFL; the protein is encoded by the coding sequence ATGACAAATGAAGTAATATTTTTAGATATGGACGGCACAATATTAAATGCAGAAAATATGGTCACTGACTATACAAGTGACATCATAAGAGAAGTAAGACAAAAAGGTATTAAAGTATTTATAGCAACTGGACGTGCCTACGATGAAATTTCATATTTAGTTCCTAAACATTTTGAAGTAGATGGTATTATATCTTCAAATGGAGCGGTAGGTTATATAAATGGTAAAGAAATATTTAAAAACCAATTGCCTATGGATACTGTACATAAGCTTATTGAATTAGCAGAAGAACATCAAGTTTATTATGAATTATTCCCTTACTATAAAAATAGAATTGCTTTAAAACGAGATAAATCATTACTTTTATCTGAAATTCAAACGGATGATACAGGCGATGCAGAATCGAATGAATGGAAATCTCGTCTAGAAGCACTAAATGAAAAGTTACAATGGGTAGATGAAATTCCAAATGATGATTACTCTAAATTTTACTTTTTCAAAAAATACGTAGCAGACATAGAAAAATGGAGAAAGGTCATTGAACCTTTAACAGAAGAATTAAACATTTCTATTTCGCATTCTACAATCTGTAATTTAGAAACAATGCCTGCAGGAGTAAATAAAGCTACAGCAATTCAAGAAACATTAAAACACTTAAAAATAGATAATGATGTATACACATATGCTATAGGTGATAGTGACAATGATAGACAAATGTTACAGCACGTCGATTATCCTATTGTTATGCAAAATGCACCGGTTCACATAAAAAGTCTAGGTAAAGAAGTTACAAGTCTAACTAACGAAGAAAACGGTGTAGCAGATTATTTAAAACAAAAATTTTTATAA
- a CDS encoding haloacid dehalogenase type II: MIKTVVFDLYGTLFDIDSVSAKCEKLFPGNGEKIAKAWRQKLIEYIHVRQLLHQYKAFSLVIKDSLEYVLERHEFDYSIKDINECIEAYDMLEPFNETVQVLNSIVEYDKVIFSNGNKEMIEALIDYSEVENNFKSIISLEEFSLYKPDPNSYELLHEQLNLDKNEILFISSNKWDIIGAQNFGYQTAWVNRYYSEFEHIDAKPDYEFQNLFGLKSILDSMKQ; this comes from the coding sequence ATGATTAAAACAGTCGTATTTGATTTGTATGGCACTTTATTTGATATTGATAGTGTAAGTGCAAAGTGTGAAAAACTATTTCCTGGGAATGGTGAAAAAATAGCGAAAGCATGGAGACAAAAGCTTATAGAATATATACATGTTAGACAATTATTACATCAGTATAAAGCTTTTAGCCTCGTTATTAAAGACTCGCTAGAATATGTGTTAGAGAGACATGAATTTGACTATTCAATTAAAGATATTAATGAGTGCATAGAAGCATATGATATGTTGGAACCTTTTAACGAAACAGTGCAAGTATTAAATTCAATTGTTGAATATGACAAAGTGATTTTTAGTAACGGAAATAAGGAAATGATAGAAGCGCTTATAGATTATTCAGAAGTGGAAAATAATTTTAAATCTATTATTTCATTAGAAGAATTTAGTTTGTATAAACCGGATCCAAATAGTTATGAGTTATTGCATGAACAGTTAAATCTCGATAAAAATGAAATCTTATTTATATCATCGAATAAGTGGGATATTATAGGTGCTCAAAATTTCGGGTATCAAACAGCATGGGTGAATAGATATTATAGTGAATTTGAGCATATCGATGCAAAACCAGACTATGAATTCCAAAATTTATTTGGATTAAAATCGATATTAGATAGTATGAAACAATAA
- a CDS encoding CHAP domain-containing protein, which produces MKKLYHFLVYLVICIVILVMILLFRNQGGFEFVSNYINDMKKEMAQRELANRTEQIKKHDKTDDRSIGNFYQEGQCTFYVFEERLKIDKKIPSSWGDAKHWNDRAKKDGYKVNGIPSKGSILQTDYGELGHVAIVKQVRDDGSIVVSDMNYEKPYEVTKRVITQDRLYNYRFIHEKI; this is translated from the coding sequence ATGAAAAAGTTATACCACTTCCTAGTTTATCTTGTAATTTGTATTGTTATTCTTGTAATGATTTTACTTTTTAGAAATCAAGGCGGATTTGAATTTGTATCAAACTATATTAATGATATGAAGAAAGAAATGGCACAAAGGGAATTAGCTAATCGAACAGAGCAAATTAAGAAACATGATAAAACAGATGATCGTTCGATTGGGAATTTTTATCAAGAAGGTCAATGTACATTTTACGTCTTTGAAGAAAGGTTAAAAATTGACAAGAAAATACCATCTTCTTGGGGTGATGCTAAGCATTGGAATGACCGCGCTAAAAAAGATGGCTACAAAGTAAATGGTATTCCAAGCAAAGGCTCGATCTTACAAACGGATTATGGTGAACTAGGTCATGTCGCTATTGTTAAACAAGTGAGAGACGATGGATCTATTGTTGTATCAGATATGAATTATGAAAAACCATATGAAGTAACAAAAAGAGTTATTACGCAAGATAGATTATACAATTATCGATTTATACATGAAAAAATTTAA
- a CDS encoding SDR family oxidoreductase: MNTFVIGANGQIGRELVKKLVEQGDQVTAGIRKSSQASFFEDLGAKTELLDLEYDDIDDITKKIQGADKVVFTAGSGGHTGADQTIIIDLDGAVKTIEASKNANIKHYVLVSSFDTRRSAFEGDLKPYTIAKHYADAHLRNSGLPYTIVHPGALTNDEGTDKVELAEEVERGSIPRKDVATVLQLVLNNDEKIGQEFQVVSGDKSLKDAVDQFNK; the protein is encoded by the coding sequence ATGAATACATTCGTAATAGGTGCAAATGGACAAATAGGACGCGAACTTGTGAAAAAATTAGTAGAACAAGGTGATCAAGTTACAGCAGGAATTAGAAAATCTAGTCAAGCTAGTTTCTTTGAAGACTTAGGTGCTAAAACAGAATTACTAGATTTAGAATATGATGACATTGATGATATCACTAAAAAAATTCAAGGTGCAGATAAAGTAGTATTTACAGCTGGATCAGGTGGCCATACAGGAGCTGACCAAACAATCATCATTGATTTAGATGGTGCTGTTAAAACGATAGAAGCGAGTAAAAATGCTAATATTAAACATTATGTACTTGTTTCATCATTTGATACAAGAAGATCTGCATTCGAAGGTGACTTAAAACCTTATACTATTGCAAAACATTATGCAGACGCACATTTAAGAAATTCAGGATTACCATATACAATCGTTCATCCTGGTGCGCTTACTAATGATGAAGGTACTGATAAAGTAGAATTAGCTGAAGAAGTAGAACGCGGTAGCATTCCTCGCAAAGATGTAGCTACAGTATTACAATTAGTATTAAATAACGACGAAAAAATCGGACAAGAATTCCAAGTTGTGTCTGGTGACAAATCATTAAAAGACGCTGTTGATCAATTTAATAAGTAA
- a CDS encoding metallophosphatase family protein produces the protein MVKFAILTDIHGNYDALEAILNDIDKKKDITHIYNLGDNIGVGHRTNDVLKLVTERDDMTYIAGNHDEAIMAVAHDEPYPESLKNKFYEHHQWIVEHLDEKYYSFLDNLKREVTQEIEGLNFYFTHYRILEENMNKQISEDPFEPIVEPSLEHVHGLFNGIDADFITFGHNHVLHHFDDIETIYFNPGSVGLNNGAYAVYGIIEVADGAINVERVKVPYDNQPFLDGFDEKNVPGKEIIFESFI, from the coding sequence ATGGTTAAATTTGCAATTTTAACAGATATACATGGTAATTATGATGCTTTAGAAGCAATTTTAAATGATATCGATAAGAAGAAAGATATTACACACATCTACAATTTAGGTGACAATATCGGTGTCGGTCATAGAACAAATGACGTTTTGAAATTAGTCACTGAACGTGATGATATGACTTATATTGCTGGAAACCATGACGAAGCAATTATGGCTGTAGCACATGATGAACCATATCCTGAAAGTTTAAAAAATAAATTTTACGAACACCATCAATGGATCGTCGAACACTTAGATGAAAAATATTATTCATTCTTAGATAATTTAAAAAGAGAAGTAACACAAGAAATAGAAGGACTGAACTTCTATTTTACACATTATCGAATTTTAGAAGAAAATATGAATAAACAAATAAGCGAAGACCCATTCGAACCAATCGTTGAACCATCATTAGAACATGTTCACGGATTATTTAACGGTATAGATGCCGACTTTATCACATTTGGGCACAACCACGTATTGCACCATTTTGATGATATCGAAACAATATACTTCAACCCAGGCTCAGTCGGACTAAACAACGGAGCTTATGCAGTATACGGTATTATCGAAGTTGCAGACGGAGCAATAAACGTCGAACGCGTTAAAGTACCATACGATAACCAACCATTCTTAGATGGATTCGACGAGAAAAATGTACCAGGTAAAGAAATTATATTCGAGTCATTTATATAG
- a CDS encoding nuclease-related domain-containing protein: protein MQVEFFKIMEALIGRAELDYSDLQKYDKIKKGKEGERKFLSHLNTNTEMNYIYNLEVPQSDDYQFDFLVISDDYIYQFEIKNYFGKYNFQNGKLKGQNGFLIKDPFFQIERNEELLERIIFHYNLQRKVKSYVVFVNDTFKLTGDIQDDRMILPSQLNKVTHLIKNNNPEQNAAIKNLLQKLNQPFQEKYTVYPDYEFEKVKPGLRCLHCKSIMEEKPDSKAKKHICSYCYSESYRRDLILNTLEELLIIKRKPFSMREARKWCNGIHRNTISHIINKEFKIKYINKTKVFYK from the coding sequence ATGCAAGTAGAATTTTTTAAAATCATGGAAGCTCTAATCGGTCGTGCTGAGCTAGATTATAGTGATTTACAAAAATACGACAAAATAAAAAAAGGTAAAGAAGGTGAACGGAAATTCTTAAGTCATTTGAATACAAATACGGAAATGAATTATATATATAATTTAGAAGTTCCGCAATCAGATGACTACCAATTCGACTTTTTAGTCATATCAGATGACTACATTTATCAATTCGAAATAAAAAATTATTTTGGTAAATACAATTTTCAAAATGGAAAGTTAAAAGGGCAAAACGGTTTTTTAATAAAGGATCCATTTTTTCAAATAGAACGAAATGAAGAATTGTTAGAAAGAATAATCTTTCATTATAATTTACAAAGAAAAGTAAAAAGCTACGTTGTTTTTGTGAACGATACCTTCAAATTAACAGGCGATATACAAGATGATCGCATGATACTACCTTCCCAATTAAACAAAGTTACACACTTAATAAAAAATAATAATCCCGAACAAAACGCAGCAATAAAAAACTTACTTCAAAAATTAAATCAGCCATTCCAAGAAAAATATACTGTTTATCCAGACTATGAATTTGAAAAAGTAAAGCCCGGCTTACGTTGCTTACACTGCAAGAGCATTATGGAGGAGAAGCCAGATAGCAAGGCGAAGAAACACATCTGTAGTTATTGTTATAGTGAAAGTTATCGTAGAGACTTGATTTTGAATACACTCGAAGAATTATTAATTATTAAAAGAAAACCATTTTCCATGAGAGAAGCTAGAAAATGGTGTAATGGCATACACAGAAATACGATTTCTCACATAATTAACAAAGAGTTTAAAATAAAATATATCAATAAGACAAAAGTATTTTATAAATAG
- a CDS encoding IS3 family transposase (programmed frameshift): MKRKMKLSVETFLKLFEIVEEGYSFETAIRKLNLNYDSKELRYKYHMYLEHGIDILISQPSYKKYSKKMKEKLAQDYFNKGISLEGLAIKYNIRSKSTVRLWINQYTEGKKNKSDEPEVYIVNPKKTTVEERIEIVKYCLDHNITYKEASEKFNLKYSQLYSWIQKYKEHGKDGLIDGRGKGKPQSIMTSEEELNARIKALEERNKYLEMENEVLKKEEEIERQDETKIRQEASYKTVKSLKDTYPIVWLCEVLEISRASYYKWLSRKAPLLELENKELISDIIDIYDKYEGIYGYRRIYIYIRLKLQKKVNHKRIHRLMKQLGLKAVIRRKRKKYIQNTPAYVAENVLNREFNETVPNKKWLTDVTEFRLNNGQKAYLSSIYDLGSKKIISHEINLSNNNEFVFKTLKKAMKGRNTKDILLHSDRGYQYTSPTFKKLLKDNGMIQSMSRVSKCIDNGPMENVWGILKSELFRGSKKHSFENIEKAKYSINQYIKFFNEDRITLKMAAFIA; the protein is encoded by the exons ATGAAGAGAAAAATGAAGTTATCTGTTGAGACATTTCTAAAATTATTTGAAATAGTTGAGGAGGGTTATAGCTTTGAAACAGCTATAAGAAAACTTAATCTGAATTATGATTCGAAAGAACTAAGATATAAATATCATATGTACCTTGAACACGGTATAGATATTCTAATATCACAACCTTCTTATAAAAAATATTCGAAGAAGATGAAAGAGAAGTTAGCTCAAGATTATTTTAATAAAGGTATTTCACTAGAAGGTTTAGCCATTAAATATAATATAAGAAGTAAATCAACTGTACGTCTATGGATAAACCAGTATACTGAGGGTAAGAAAAACAAATCAGATGAACCCGAGGTGTATATCGTGAATCCTAAAAAAACGACAGTAGAAGAAAGAATTGAGATTGTAAAATATTGCTTAGATCACAATATAACTTACAAAGAAGCGTCAGAAAAATTCAATTTAAAATATAGCCAACTTTACAGTTGGATTCAAAAATATAAAGAACACGGTAAAGATGGCCTTATTGATGGCAGAGGTAAAGGTAAACCACAAAGCATCATGACATCAGAAGAAGAGTTGAACGCCCGTATAAAAGCGCTTGAAGAAAGAAATAAATATTTAGAAATGGAAAATGAAGTATTAAAAAAGGAGGAAGAGATAGAAAGGCAG GATGAAACAAAGATCAGGCAAGAAGCATCCTACAAAACGGTCAAATCGCTAAAAGATACTTATCCAATAGTATGGTTATGCGAAGTACTAGAAATTTCTAGAGCGAGTTATTATAAGTGGTTGAGCCGAAAGGCACCACTATTAGAACTAGAAAACAAAGAATTAATCAGCGATATCATAGATATCTATGATAAGTATGAAGGTATTTACGGTTATAGACGTATATATATTTATATTAGATTGAAGTTACAGAAAAAAGTTAATCATAAACGCATACACAGACTAATGAAACAACTAGGATTGAAAGCAGTTATCCGTAGGAAACGAAAGAAATATATACAGAACACACCTGCTTATGTAGCAGAAAATGTACTTAATCGTGAATTTAATGAAACAGTCCCGAATAAAAAATGGCTAACTGATGTGACTGAATTTAGATTGAACAACGGTCAGAAAGCTTATTTAAGTTCAATTTATGATTTAGGTAGTAAAAAAATAATCAGTCATGAAATCAATTTATCCAACAATAATGAATTTGTATTTAAAACATTAAAAAAAGCTATGAAAGGTAGAAATACCAAGGATATTTTATTACATAGCGATAGAGGTTATCAATATACAAGTCCAACTTTCAAAAAGCTTTTAAAAGATAATGGCATGATTCAAAGTATGTCTCGTGTAAGCAAGTGCATTGATAATGGACCTATGGAGAATGTTTGGGGTATCTTAAAAAGCGAATTATTTAGAGGTAGTAAAAAACATAGTTTTGAAAATATTGAAAAGGCAAAATATAGTATCAACCAATACATTAAGTTTTTTAATGAAGATCGAATTACATTAAAAATGGCTGCCTTCATAGCTTGA
- a CDS encoding cation diffusion facilitator family transporter, with translation MTHEHHDHNHVHTNNKKILLISFIIITTYMIVEVIGGFMTNSLALLSDAGHMLSDAISLFIALMAFKFGERVANQKKTYGYRRFEILAALTNGVLLIVISLYIFYEAIIRFIDPPEVASTGMLIISTIGLIVNLVIAWLMFKGSDTKHNLNMRGAFIHVLGDLLGSVGAIVAAIIMIIFGWRLADPISSMIVAILIIRSGYSVTKSALNVLMEGTPSNIDIGEITKTIKSHPAIIDVHDLHIWSITSDLTALSCHAVVDKNKTVLECDNIIEEINHELNHKSIQHATIQLETTNHQHDDSLLCCMDTTHEH, from the coding sequence ATGACACACGAACATCATGATCATAACCATGTACACACAAATAATAAAAAAATATTGCTGATATCCTTCATTATTATCACAACATATATGATTGTAGAAGTTATCGGAGGATTTATGACAAACAGTTTGGCATTATTATCTGATGCTGGACATATGTTGAGTGACGCAATTTCATTATTCATTGCACTTATGGCTTTTAAATTTGGTGAGCGCGTCGCAAATCAAAAAAAGACTTACGGTTACCGTCGATTTGAAATATTAGCTGCACTAACGAACGGTGTATTGTTAATCGTAATAAGTTTGTATATATTCTATGAAGCAATAATTAGATTTATAGATCCACCAGAAGTTGCTTCGACAGGTATGCTTATTATCAGTACAATCGGTTTAATCGTAAACTTAGTTATTGCTTGGTTAATGTTTAAAGGTTCCGATACGAAACATAATTTGAATATGCGTGGCGCATTTATACATGTACTCGGCGACTTATTAGGTTCAGTCGGCGCTATAGTAGCCGCGATTATTATGATTATATTCGGATGGAGACTAGCTGATCCAATTTCAAGTATGATTGTAGCTATTTTGATTATAAGAAGCGGATACAGCGTTACAAAATCTGCGCTAAACGTGTTAATGGAAGGCACACCTTCAAATATAGATATCGGTGAAATCACAAAAACAATTAAATCACATCCAGCCATTATAGATGTACACGATTTGCACATATGGTCCATAACAAGTGATTTAACAGCACTCAGTTGCCACGCTGTAGTAGACAAAAATAAAACCGTATTAGAATGCGACAATATAATAGAAGAAATCAATCATGAACTCAACCATAAATCAATACAACACGCCACTATTCAATTAGAAACAACCAATCACCAACATGACGACTCATTGTTATGTTGCATGGATACAACACACGAACATTAA
- a CDS encoding metalloregulator ArsR/SmtB family transcription factor, with amino-acid sequence MYLMNDNILDEETLLLVSQTFKALSDPTRVKILHLLCTGRHSVGCIAETLLLSQSSVSHQLRFLKNLRLVKFEREGKSIYYSIDDDHVILLLKQAIEHAKH; translated from the coding sequence ATGTACTTAATGAACGACAATATATTAGATGAAGAAACTTTATTATTAGTCTCACAAACTTTTAAAGCATTAAGTGACCCTACTCGCGTTAAAATTTTACATTTATTATGTACCGGACGCCACTCTGTAGGATGTATTGCCGAAACACTTTTGTTAAGCCAATCGTCAGTATCCCATCAATTAAGGTTTTTAAAAAACTTAAGGCTTGTTAAATTTGAACGAGAAGGTAAAAGCATTTACTACTCCATAGATGATGACCACGTTATCTTACTTTTGAAGCAAGCAATTGAACACGCAAAACATTAA
- a CDS encoding CHY zinc finger protein, with amino-acid sequence MVKIHGLTVDNESRCEHYHTPLDIIAIKFKCCNKFYPCYKCHDECENHEIKRWDKNEFEEHAILCGVCKETISINEYMMKEVCPHCDARFNHRCKYHHHLYFKI; translated from the coding sequence ATAGTGAAAATACATGGTTTAACAGTAGATAATGAATCTAGATGTGAGCATTATCATACACCTTTAGACATTATCGCAATTAAGTTTAAATGTTGTAATAAATTTTATCCTTGTTATAAATGTCATGATGAATGTGAGAATCACGAAATCAAAAGATGGGATAAAAATGAATTTGAAGAACATGCCATTTTATGTGGTGTATGTAAGGAAACAATCAGTATTAATGAATATATGATGAAAGAGGTTTGTCCGCACTGTGATGCTAGGTTTAACCACCGTTGTAAGTATCATCATCATTTATATTTTAAAATCTAG
- a CDS encoding MDR family MFS transporter, with product MENQFKRRIIMIVFLVGTFFMILNETLLNIALKELMKVFNVDAPTVQWMATGFMLVMGVLTPLSAIVNQWFTTRRLFLGLVTIFSIGTLIAGLAVNFPMLLAGRMVQAAGTGLMIPTVMNAMLMLYKENERGKIMGQFGLVIMFAPALGPTLSGLIVDYFGWRWLFLIVLPFMVFTFIFAYRYLQNVGEITRPKIDVLSIIMSSIGIASIIYSVSSVSSTEGGFTNPTVYVTLIIGIIAMILFVFRQLKLDEPVLDLRVFKYPNYTKGVILFVIVIMTMFASEIVMPMYLQGPMEFSAKVAGLILLPGALLNGFLSPFMGAIFDKVGPRKLVVPGLIILLCVSIFYANIHPGISVWVFVVVYIVLMVSISAVLMPANTNALNALPKEMYPHGTAVSNMLQPIGGALGIAIFVSIMNGSQSAQLEGIKNPTVDKVNHAMTIGLHHSYWFAIALLVFSVFVAFTVTRANYNQTLENDSKD from the coding sequence ATGGAAAATCAATTTAAAAGAAGAATCATCATGATCGTGTTCTTAGTCGGAACATTTTTCATGATTTTGAATGAGACACTATTGAACATAGCATTGAAGGAGTTAATGAAAGTATTTAATGTTGATGCACCAACTGTTCAGTGGATGGCTACGGGATTTATGTTAGTGATGGGTGTATTAACGCCATTATCAGCCATTGTCAATCAATGGTTTACGACGAGAAGATTATTCTTAGGGTTAGTAACAATCTTCTCTATAGGGACTTTAATAGCAGGGTTAGCAGTTAATTTCCCTATGTTATTAGCAGGAAGAATGGTTCAAGCAGCGGGTACGGGATTGATGATTCCGACTGTTATGAATGCCATGTTAATGCTTTATAAGGAAAATGAACGCGGTAAAATCATGGGGCAATTTGGTTTAGTTATCATGTTTGCGCCTGCGTTAGGACCAACTTTATCTGGCTTAATAGTAGATTACTTTGGTTGGAGATGGTTATTTTTAATCGTCTTACCATTTATGGTATTTACGTTTATATTTGCGTATAGATATTTACAAAATGTTGGTGAAATTACGCGACCAAAAATTGATGTTTTATCGATTATTATGTCATCTATCGGTATTGCTTCTATTATATATAGCGTTTCATCCGTGAGTAGTACAGAAGGTGGATTTACTAATCCAACTGTTTACGTCACATTGATCATTGGTATCATCGCTATGATTCTTTTTGTATTTAGACAACTTAAATTGGATGAACCAGTACTTGATTTAAGAGTATTTAAATATCCAAACTATACAAAAGGTGTCATATTATTTGTGATTGTCATCATGACAATGTTTGCATCTGAAATTGTAATGCCAATGTACTTACAAGGACCAATGGAATTTAGTGCAAAAGTTGCAGGATTAATTTTATTACCTGGGGCATTACTTAATGGTTTTCTATCACCATTTATGGGTGCGATTTTTGATAAAGTTGGACCTAGAAAGCTTGTCGTGCCAGGATTAATTATATTATTATGTGTATCAATATTTTATGCAAACATACACCCAGGGATTTCAGTATGGGTATTTGTAGTTGTATATATCGTATTAATGGTTAGTATTTCAGCAGTATTGATGCCAGCCAATACAAATGCGTTAAACGCTTTACCAAAAGAAATGTACCCACACGGAACAGCAGTTTCTAATATGTTACAACCAATTGGCGGGGCTTTAGGTATTGCCATTTTCGTAAGTATTATGAACGGAAGTCAATCTGCACAATTAGAAGGTATTAAAAATCCTACAGTGGATAAAGTGAATCATGCAATGACGATTGGTTTACATCATTCATATTGGTTTGCCATTGCACTGCTCGTATTTTCAGTATTCGTTGCATTTACTGTAACGAGAGCAAATTACAATCAAACACTTGAAAATGATTCAAAAGACTAA
- a CDS encoding alpha/beta hydrolase, with product MKRKKRRLFILVVAIIVVISGFYAYNKYQEHKQNEMRLQAQRADQLLLNNKKVKLIRDVAYGHKAPNSQMDVIVPSNMKKGKKLPVIFWTHGGGFIAGDKKYKNPYLAQIAEQGFIIVNVNYALAPESQYPTPIQQLDQATKYTLKNKNKFNIDEKQIIYGGDSAGAQIASQYVAIQTNPRLQKQMEMKQTIQRSNLKGAILFGGLYNMQTVRSTEFPRIDLFMTSYTGTEQWDKNFEKINQLSTVEQVTEKYPPTFLTVGDADPFDPQNREFNKVLKEQGVQTTTTFFDGTHGLHHQYQFHMNLKESKKTYKSVMMFLGANTNQSPYENNTRRDSETVIKKDKQ from the coding sequence ATGAAAAGGAAAAAGCGACGATTGTTTATATTAGTTGTAGCGATTATCGTTGTTATCAGTGGTTTTTATGCATACAATAAATATCAGGAACATAAACAAAATGAAATGCGATTACAAGCACAAAGAGCAGACCAATTGCTACTTAATAATAAAAAAGTAAAATTAATCAGAGATGTAGCATATGGTCATAAAGCGCCAAACAGTCAAATGGATGTAATAGTGCCTTCAAATATGAAAAAAGGCAAAAAATTACCTGTTATTTTTTGGACACATGGCGGAGGCTTTATTGCAGGAGATAAAAAGTATAAAAATCCATATTTAGCTCAAATTGCAGAACAAGGATTTATCATTGTTAATGTCAATTATGCATTAGCACCTGAATCACAATACCCTACACCGATACAACAATTAGATCAAGCGACAAAATATACATTAAAAAATAAAAACAAATTTAATATTGATGAAAAACAAATTATATATGGCGGAGATTCTGCAGGTGCACAAATTGCAAGTCAATATGTTGCCATTCAGACAAACCCTAGATTACAAAAACAAATGGAAATGAAGCAAACTATTCAAAGAAGTAATTTGAAAGGTGCCATTTTATTTGGTGGTCTATATAATATGCAGACTGTTAGAAGTACAGAATTCCCAAGAATTGATTTATTTATGACAAGTTATACGGGAACAGAACAATGGGATAAAAACTTCGAAAAAATTAATCAATTATCAACAGTAGAGCAAGTTACAGAGAAATACCCACCTACATTTTTAACGGTTGGTGACGCAGATCCATTCGATCCGCAAAATAGAGAATTTAATAAAGTATTAAAAGAACAAGGTGTGCAAACAACTACTACATTCTTTGATGGTACACACGGTTTACACCATCAATATCAATTCCATATGAATTTAAAGGAATCTAAGAAAACGTATAAAAGCGTGATGATGTTCTTAGGTGCCAATACTAATCAATCACCTTATGAAAATAATACAAGACGAGATTCTGAAACAGTAATTAAAAAAGATAAACAATAA
- a CDS encoding GNAT family N-acetyltransferase has protein sequence MKEIIREIRINDVENFNQLLDSVINQSEYLLFNPGEHQISIQNQTLFLEEMITTSNSTIIVAELNETLIGYVTLQGGRTKRNSHAAKIAMGLLPSFRNKGIGFKLLQETEAWAIRRQLHRLELNVVTENEPAYRLYEKFGFKVEGKKEETLYFNEKYYDEFMMAKIL, from the coding sequence ATGAAAGAAATCATACGTGAAATTAGAATAAATGATGTTGAAAATTTCAACCAGTTATTAGATAGTGTTATCAATCAATCAGAATATCTTTTATTTAATCCTGGAGAACATCAAATTTCCATACAAAACCAAACTTTATTTCTAGAAGAAATGATTACGACAAGCAACTCTACGATTATTGTTGCCGAATTAAATGAAACATTAATTGGCTATGTCACTTTACAAGGCGGACGCACAAAACGAAATAGCCATGCAGCTAAAATTGCAATGGGACTATTACCATCATTTAGAAATAAAGGCATTGGATTTAAATTACTTCAAGAAACTGAAGCATGGGCAATTAGAAGACAACTTCATAGATTAGAACTGAATGTCGTTACAGAAAACGAACCAGCCTATCGTTTATATGAAAAATTTGGATTTAAAGTAGAAGGTAAAAAAGAAGAAACACTCTATTTCAACGAAAAATATTACGACGAATTCATGATGGCTAAGATATTATAA